The window GAAGGCATTGAGTTTGGCGCGATAGAACTGCGCGTCTTCCGTCGATTCCTTGCCGAGGGACTCGTAGTGGCGAACCACCCGCCACAGGTCCACTGCGCTGCCGATGCCATACTCCGATAGAAACACCGGCTTCGTGCCCTGGCCCAGCGTGCGCAAGAACTGGATGGTCTGCGCGGTGTGCGGCACGCGCGGATAGCCATGCACGTCGCCCATCCGTTTGCAGTAGCCGCCCGGGGAACTCATTCTGGACGGCGCCGCGCCGGGTTGTTCGTCGCCGAGCAAATGTTCCCACGTTGTTGACCCGGGATTGCAGACGGAGCCGATGGCGAGTTGGCCGTCCCAGCGACCGCTGTTCAAAAGAATCGTGCGGCTATCGTCCAGCGAGCGCACCAGCGGGAGGCTGGCGACGGCATGCCGAAAGACCGGCCCGTCGCTGGTTTCATTGAGCAACCCCCAGATCACCAGGCTCGGATGATTGCGATCGCGCCGGATCATCTCGGTCGTCGAGCGATCGAACCATTCGGCCATCTTGGGCGAATCTTCGAGCAGCCAGGCGGCGTAGGATTCCTCGTAAACCAGCAAGCCGATTTCGTCGCACAAATCGAGTTGGTCGCGGGTCGCCATGCCCGCAATGAACCGAATCAGATTGAACCCCATCACTTTCACGTTGAGGAGGTCGCGCCGCAAGAGGTCGGGGTCATGCGGCAACTGGAGGCCAATGGGGTAATGATTGCCGGTGTGCGAGCCGCGCAGGAAGACCCGCCGCCCGTTAAGGCGAAAATAGCCATCGGCAAACCGGAAATCGCGGAAGCCACAGCGCACCGACTGTTCATCGAACGCGGTGGATTTCTTCACGCGCACCTGCGCGGTGACGCGGTAAAGGTAAGGATCGTTCAGTTCCCAGAGACGCGGCTGAGCCACGCGCAAGCTCGCCTCGATGACCGTGGCGCCGGACGGCAAGGCGCGCTCCACGGGAACGACGTCCAGCGTTTCGCCGCTGGCCGCGGGAGCGACCGTGAAGGTCAGTTGGCCACGAAGTGATTTGGCCGTGGCGTTGCGGACGATGGCCCGCAACCGGATCACGCCGGTCTTCGCGTCGGGCCGAAGGCAGAGGTCTTCGACGCGCACGGCGGGCACCGCGAGCAGTTCGACGGAGTCCATGATGCCGCCGTGGTTGTAGGAGGCGCCGGCGAAAAAGTTCGTCGCTTTGTTGCGGTGCGGGGTTTGGTTCAACACGATGCCGTCAATCGGTTCGCTGGTCGGATTCAGGACCCGCACGGCCAGCAGGTTCGTGGTGTTGGTCTTAATGGCGTCCGTCACATCCAAGACGAAGGGCGTTTCGCCGCCTTCGTGTCCGCCGACAGGGATGCCGTTGAGCCAGACATCGGCTTTGTAATCCACAGCCCAACAGCGCAACAGGTAACGTCCGCCGACGTTGGGATTACGTGGCGCGTTGAACTCGCGCCAGTACCATGCGACGCCGTGGTAGCCAGGAAAGGCGTCCTGGATTATCCATGGCACTTTGAACGACACAGCTTCAGGCCGCGGAGCCTTGAACCATTGCTGATCCCGGCCCTCGTTTTTTGGGTCCGTTGCCAGTCGCCATTCACCATTCAGCGACTCGACGAGAGCGGACGCAGGCTGGGCTTGGGCGCCTGCGGAATTTATTGATAGGCAGGCCATAAGGCCCTGAACTGCGACGGCGACTAAGACAAGTAGCGGCTTCATTGGTGCGGTGCGTTCGAAGGTTTGAGTCCACTTCATGAGGGACCAGCGGTCAAGTCACTTCCTGACCGCAGTCGCCTTGATCAACGGCACGCCCTCTGGGAAGTGATTGGCGAAAAATTCTTTCATTGGGCCGGCATATTGCGCCACACGCAATGCGCCCCAGGTCGCTTGATCGCCAGTAGCGTAATAGAGATAAGTGTTGCCCTCGTACTCCAGGAGATCCACGTCTGAGTTATTGATGCCTTCGCCGTCACCCGCTTCGAGGATCGGAT of the Verrucomicrobiota bacterium genome contains:
- a CDS encoding glycoside hydrolase family 2 gives rise to the protein MACLSINSAGAQAQPASALVESLNGEWRLATDPKNEGRDQQWFKAPRPEAVSFKVPWIIQDAFPGYHGVAWYWREFNAPRNPNVGGRYLLRCWAVDYKADVWLNGIPVGGHEGGETPFVLDVTDAIKTNTTNLLAVRVLNPTSEPIDGIVLNQTPHRNKATNFFAGASYNHGGIMDSVELLAVPAVRVEDLCLRPDAKTGVIRLRAIVRNATAKSLRGQLTFTVAPAASGETLDVVPVERALPSGATVIEASLRVAQPRLWELNDPYLYRVTAQVRVKKSTAFDEQSVRCGFRDFRFADGYFRLNGRRVFLRGSHTGNHYPIGLQLPHDPDLLRRDLLNVKVMGFNLIRFIAGMATRDQLDLCDEIGLLVYEESYAAWLLEDSPKMAEWFDRSTTEMIRRDRNHPSLVIWGLLNETSDGPVFRHAVASLPLVRSLDDSRTILLNSGRWDGQLAIGSVCNPGSTTWEHLLGDEQPGAAPSRMSSPGGYCKRMGDVHGYPRVPHTAQTIQFLRTLGQGTKPVFLSEYGIGSAVDLWRVVRHYESLGKESTEDAQFYRAKLNAFLADWERWRLAECFGRPEDYFAQCVRKMAGQRLLGLNAIRSNPNLVGHNLTGTVDQGMTGEGLFTTWRELKPGTTDALFDGLASLRWCLFVEPLNLYRGNPVKLEAVLANEDALLPGDYPVRLQVFDPNNQLVWSGQTNVVIQDRKTKSEPPLALPVFADDVVINGPAGKYRFVAALERGGAPAGGEAEFYVADPATMPRVDAEIVLWGSGAELSHWLETHGIRTRAFSSAEPTAREVILTVKEPQVAGDSAAWSELARRVARGATAVFLSPEVFKKDRDKAAWLPLANKGSLNSIQGWLYLKDEWARRHAIFDGLPAGGLMDYTFYRELIPDAVWSGQDPPDEAVAGAIRTSQDYSAGLMVAVYKLGAGRFILNTLRIRENLGSHPAADRLLNNLLRFAARDANQPLADLPADFEAQLKSIGYK